Proteins encoded together in one Mus caroli chromosome 4, CAROLI_EIJ_v1.1, whole genome shotgun sequence window:
- the LOC110293544 gene encoding chymotrypsin-like elastase family member 3B, protein MLRLLSSLLLVALASGCGQPSYNPSSRVVNGEEAVPHSWPWQVSLQYEMGGSFYHTCGGSLITPDWVLTAGHCIMPYLTYQVVLGEHEQGVEEGSEQVIPINAGDLFVHPKWNSECVNCGNDIALVKLSRSAQLGDAVQLACLPPAGEILPNGAPCYISGWGRLSTNGPLPTKLQQALLPVVDYEHCSRWDWWGYYVKTTMVCAGGYIQSGCFGDSGGPLNCPADNGTWQVHGIASFVSPSGCNTLKKPTMFTRVSAFIDWIEETIANN, encoded by the exons ATGCTCCGACTGCTGAGTTCCCTCTTGCTTGTGGCCCTTG CCTCAGGCTGTGGACAGCCTTCCTACAACCCCTCCAGCCGAGTTGTCAATGGCGAGGAAGCTGTTCCCCACAGCTGGCCCTGGCAG GTCTCCCTTCAGTATGAGATGGGTGGGAGCTTCTACCATACCTGTGGTGGCTCCCTCATTACCCCTGACTGGGTTCTGACTGCAGGCCACTGCATCAT GCCTTATCTCACCTACCAGGTGGTACTTGGGGAGCATGAACAAGGTGTGGAGGAGGGCTCAGAGCAGGTGATCCCCATCAACGCTGGAGATCTCTTTGTGCACCCCAAGTGGAACTCCGAATGTGTGAACTGTGG CAATGACATCGCCCTGGTCAAGCTCTCAAGAAGTGCCCAGCTGGGAGACGCAGTCCAGcttgcctgcctccctcctgctggTGAAATCCTACCCAATGGAGCACCCTGTTACATCAGCGGCTGGGGCCGGCTCTCCA ccaaTGGACCTCTGCCAACCAAGCTGCAGCAGGCCTTGCTGCCTGTCGTGGACTATGAACACTGCTCCAGGTGGGACTGGTGGGGCTACTATGTGAAGACGACCATGGTGTGCGCCGGCGGCTACATCCAGTCTGGCTGCTTT GGTGACTCTGGAGGACCCCTCAACTGTCCCGCTGACAATGGCACCTGGCAGGTCCATGGTATAGCCAGCTTCGTGTCCCCTTCGGGCTGCAACACCCTGAAGAAGCCCACAATGTTCACCCGTGTCTCAGCCTTCATCGACTGGATTGAGGAG ACCATTGCCAACAACTAG
- the Cela3b gene encoding chymotrypsin-like elastase family member 3B — MLRLLSSLLLVALASGCGQPSYNPSSRVVNGEEAVPHSWPWQVSLQYEKDGSFHHTCGGSLITPDWVLTAGHCISTSRTYQVVLGEHERGVEEGPEQVIPINDGDLFVHPKWNSMCVSCGNDIALVKLSRSAQLGDAVQLACLPPAGEILPNGAPCYISGWGRLSTNGPLPDKLQQALLPVVDYEHCSKWNWWGLSVKMTMVCAGGDIQSGCNGDSGGPLNCPADNGTWQVHGVTSFVSSLGCNTLRKPTVFTRVSAFIDWIEETIANN; from the exons ATGCTCCGACTGCTGAGTTCCCTCCTGCTTGTGGCCCTTG CCTCAGGCTGTGGACAGCCTTCCTACAACCCCTCCAGCCGAGTTGTCAATGGCGAGGAAGCTGTTCCCCACAGCTGGCCCTGGCAG GTTTCCCTTCAGTATGAGAAGGATGGGAGCTTCCACCATACCTGTGGTGGCTCCCTCATTACTCCTGACTGGGTTCTGACTGCAGGCCACTGCATCTC GACTTCCCGCACCTACCAGGTGGTACTGGGGGAGCATGAACGTGGTGTGGAGGAAGGTCCAGAACAGGTGATCCCCATCAACGATGGAGACCTCTTTGTGCACCCCAAGTGGAACTCCATGTGTGTGAGCTGTGG CAATGACATCGCCCTGGTCAAGCTCTCAAGAAGTGCCCAGCTGGGAGACGCAGTCCAGcttgcctgcctccctcctgctggTGAAATCCTACCCAATGGAGCACCCTGTTACATCAGCGGCTGGGGCCGGCTCTCCA ccaaTGGACCTCTGCCAGACAAGCTGCAGCAGGCCTTGCTGCCTGTCGTGGACTATGAACACTGCTCCAAGTGGAACTGGTGGGGTTTGTCCGTGAAGATGACCATGGTGTGTGCCGGCGGCGATATCCAGTCTGGCTGCAAC GGTGACTCTGGAGGACCCCTCAACTGTCCCGCTGACAATGGCACCTGGCAGGTCCACGGTGTGACCAGCTTTGTGTCCTCCTTGGGCTGCAACACCCTGAGGAAGCCCACAGTGTTCACCCGCGTCTCAGCCTTCATCGACTGGATTGAGGAG accattGCCAACAACTAG